The DNA window GTCCTGCGACGGGCCGGAGCCCATCAATAAAAAACCGCCCTTGGGCGGTTTTTTATTCGGGCAGGTTCGTGCTCACGATCAGGCCGCTGCTCGACGATTTCACCGGTCCGGCTTGCACATGCTCCTGCACCTGGCGGGTGAACGCTTGAAGCCCGTCCGGATGCACGAATCCCATGCCCGGATCGAGGCGTTCGGCCCGCTGCAGTTCGGCCTGCGCCAGAGGCCACTTGCCTTCGTGGGCGAGCAGGCGGGCATCGGCATCGTGCGCTTGGGCCGAATCCGGATGCGCAGCGAGAACCTGCGCGATCTCCCGGTCGGGCTGCGCCAAGTGGCCCGCCTGGATGTCGGCCTGGATGGCGTCGGGCATGGCTGGCGCCGCCAGGGCTGGGGCAGCGGGGTGGCGTTTTGTCGCTCCGCAGTTGGAGGCCGGCATGGAATGGACCATTCAGGATTCTCCGCTCACTTGAGTTGGTTCCGGGAAATCCCTTAGGGTGATTTAACTATGCATTACCTGGGCGCCCTCCCCGGTGCCTACAGTGAGCTTCAAGGAGGTGCCGCATGGCCAAATTGATTCACACCATGATTCGCGTACTGGACCTGGACAAGTCCCTGCGTTTTTATCAACGAGCATTCGACCTGCAGGTTGCGCACAGACTGGATTTTGCCGATTTCTCTTTGGTCTACCTGCGCAATGAGCTGGCCGACAACGAGATTGAGTTGACATGGAACAAATCCCGCAAGGAACCCTATACACACGGGGACGGCTACGGCCATGTGGCCTTTTGCGTGGACCACGTTGCTGAGGCGCACAAGCGTTTGCGAAAACTCGAACTGAGCCCGAACGACATCCGCGAGTTCCGCGATGACAGTGGCCAACTGCTTGCCCGCTATTTCTTCATTCAAGATCCTGATGGCTACAAGCTTGAAATCCTTGAGCGCCACGGGCATTACCAGTGAACTCGCGACGAGTAGCCCGTTGATCAGTAGACCCAAAAACCAAAGGAGACAAACATGAAGACCGCCGTGATTCCGATCCAACCCGATACATGCCGTGGCTCAATCGCCAACATTGGCTCAATTCAGCTCACCCGCCGGAGTCTCCTTAAGGGTTCCGGAGTACTGACTGGAACCCTGGCGTTCTCGTCGGTGCTGTCCGTCCTGGCACCAAGCCGAGCCTGGGCGCTCGAAATGTCCACTCTCGACGCCCACCAAGGCGCCGTCATTCTGGCCTTCACGCGGCACGTGTACCCGCATCCTGGGCTTGATGACGCGGTGTATGCGCTTGTCGTCAAAGCGCTCGATCAGAAGGCCAAAGCCGACCCAGGCACGCAGCAAACGCTGATCGATGGCGTCAGACGCCTGGATGCTATTGCTGGCGACAACTGGCTCAAGCGCTCGACGGCACTGCAGGGCGTTGACGTGGAGTCGATGCAGACAGAACCCTTCTTTGGCCTGGTGCGAAGCACGGCTGTTGTTTCCCTTTACAGCAACACCATGGCATATGCCCATTTCGGATATGGCGGAGAGGAAGGTGACGCTGGCTATTTGCACAAGGGGTTCAACGACTTGGCGTGGTTGCCGAACCCGCCAGAAAATGCCAGCGGCCCCATTCCCCAAGACAACTAAAAAAACATTCAGGAGACAGTCATGGACGCAAATCCAAACAAGATCAGTTTTTCACTCGACGATGACCATGTCGTCGTCGTCATCGGCTCTGGAGCCGGAGGCGGCACGCTTGCCAATGAGCTTGCCCAAAAGGGCATTGATGTCGTGTTGCTTGAAGCGGGCAAGCTGCACACGCAAGCGCAGTTCATCGCCGACGAATGGCCGTCGTTTAACCAGTTGGCATGGCTGGACAAGCGCACCACTTCGGGTTCCTGGCGTGTTGCCCGCGACTTCCCCAATTTGCCGGCCTGGATTTGCAAAACCGTGGGGGGAACGACTGTGCATTGGGCCGGTGCCAGCCTGCGCATTCAGCCGCACGAGTTCAAAACACGCACAACGTACGGCGCGTTGCCAGGCGCCAACTTGTTGGATTGGCCCCTGACACGCGAGGAACTCGATCCTTACTACGCCAGGGCAGAAAACAAGATGGGCGTGACACGTACGAACGGCATCCCAGGCTTGCCCGGCAACAACAATTTCAAGGTGATGTACGCCGGAGCGACCAAGCTCGGGTACAAGGAATGCAATACGGGCCACATGGCGATCAATAGCAAAGTGCGTGACGGCCGAACCCACTGTTTTCAGCGTGGGTTCTGCTTCCAGGGATGTCGCACCGGTGCCAAATGGTCAACCTTATACACAGAAATTCCGCGAGCCCAGGCGACCGGACATCTGGAATTACGAACACAGGCCCAAGTCGTTCGCATCGAACATGATGCAAGCGGAAAGGCGTCGGCTGTTCTCTACTACGACGCACAAGGACGTCTGCAACGGCAGAAAGCCCGTATTGTCAGTGTCGCAGGAAATTCCATCGAATCACCGCGTTTGCTACTCAACTCCGAGTCGGCTCTGTTCCCCAACGGCCTGGCCAACTCATCGGGGCAGGTCGGACGCAATTACATGCGCCACACGACGGCATCCGTCTATGGCGTGTTCGACAACAAAGTCGACATGTACAAGGGCACGACGATGGCCGGCATCATCAGCGATGAATCGGCCTTCAACCCGAGTCGCGGCTTTGTCGGCGGATACCACATGGAGACGATTTCTCTGGGGTTGTCCTTTTATGCCGCTTTCCTGAATCCAGGGGCTTGGGGCCCGGAATTCACGCACGCCATGGATGAATACGCACACACTGCCGGTATGTGGATCGTCGGTGAGGATATGCCACGCGAGACCAACCGCATCACGCTGAATCCGGCGGTGAAAGATCAATATGGTGTGCCAGTGGCGAATGTGCATGTCGACGACCACCCCAACGATAGGGCCATGCGCGAGCATGGTTTTCGCCAAGGATCGGCGGTCTACGAAGCTGTTGGCGCGAAACGCGTTTATCGGGTGCCACCTTACCCGTCGACGCATAACCTCGGCACATGTCGCATGAGCGCGCGAGCCGCGGACGGTGTTTGCAACAGGTTCGGGCAAACGCACGACGTGAAAAACCTGTTCATTTCTGACGGCAGCCAGTTCACGACGGGCGCGGCAGAAAACCCGACCCTCACCATTGTGACGCTCGCCATACGGCAGGCCGATCACATTGCCGAGCAAATGCGCAAGCGTTCGATCTGAGGTTCAGACAGTTCAGCCCGAACTCCGCACGCGTTGGCGTTTTCGGGCATCCCTTCGCTTACATGAGGAGAGTTCACCATGGCACAAAAGAAGATTCTGATGCTCGTCGGCGATTACGCCGAAGACTACGAAGTGATGGTTCCGTTCCAGATGCTGCTGATGGTGGGGCACACGGTGCACGCCGTCTGTCCTGGAAAGACAACGGGCCAGACGATCAAGACGGCGATCCACGATTTTGAGGGGGACCAGACCTACAGTGAAAAGCGCGGCCACAACTTTGCACTCAACGCGGACTTCGCCGCTGTGCGCGCTGCGGACTACGACGCGCTGGTCATTGCAGGTGGTCGAGCACCCGAGTACCTGCGACTCAACCCTGAGGTCATTGCCATCGTGAAGCACTTCATGAGTGAAGGCAAACCCACCGCAGCCGTTTGTCACGGCGCGCAAATCCTCGCTGCCGCGGATGTCCTGGCCGGGCGCAAGTGTTCCGCGTATCCTGCCTGTCAGCCGGAAGTGGAACTTGCCGGCGGCCACTATCAGGAGATTGGCCTTGATCAGGCTGCAGTCGATGGCAATTTGGTGACGGCACCAGCATGGCCTGCGCACCCGCAGTTCATCGCCAAATTCTTGAAGGTCTTGGGAACGCAGATCACGCCCTAAGGAATGATGCGACTCGAGCTCGACTGCACATCTCTGAGCCAGCGATGCGCAGTCGAGATGTTGGCATTATGGGAGATGAATCAATGTGTGAACTCTATGTGAAAGCCGACCCTATCCTCTACGAGTCGCGGACACGTTCGGTACGCATTCACAGCGTCATTACCACGGTTCGTTTGGAGAATCTCTTCTGGGACGTGTTGCATGACATCGCAGAACGCGAGAGCATGACGACGAGTGAGTTCGTCGTCAAACTGCACGATGAACTCACGACGTTACATGGCGGAGTCATCAATTTCGCGTCTTTTCTCCGCGTAAGCTGCCTACGCTATTTGGCTACTTGCCAATGCGATGCCTCGCATTTTCTTGCGCCAAGAGATCATTCAGCTTCGCCGCTGCGTCAGATCAAGCCTGTGCGAGAGCCACTCAACCTTTCACGTTTGACAGGTTGAGCATCGCCAGCCTCGCTCTGCATCACACGGGGAAATGAAGTCGGTACACGAGCGAGCACTTCCAGCGATTGGCCACTGTCTCCTGTGGGTCGCTATGCAAAGCTTTGCATAGCGACCCCTATGTATAGGTCTCAACTATGTGTAGTCGCCCCTCGCAGGGCGGCCGGTGATGAGACAGGAAGCGCCCTGCACGCCCTTGATGTCGTGAGCATCTATACATAGTCCGTGTCTCCAGGTGCACTGGCGGCTCCACAACCTGGAGACCGCCATGCGTATCAAGCCTCGTTCTCGCCCCGATCCTTTAGTTCGTTCCCGCGGCTGCGCTCAGTTGGACCGCCACATCCCGGGGTACCGCCAGTACCTCTTGGATCGCGGCAATGCTGCCGGCTACGTGCGCAACTGCGAAGCGGCAGTGGCGCACCTGTCGACTTGGATGAAGGATGGCAACAAGCGCCTGTCTGACGTCGACGCGCGGCTCGTTGCTGAGTTCGTCGAGCATCACCTTCCCGGCTGCCATTGCGCGACGCGTGCTCGCCATCCGAGCACCGTGCGCGCCGCCCTTGGCCATCTGCTGGTCGTGCTGCGCGCCGCCAACGCCATCGCCCCCAGGCCGCTGGACATGACCGAGGTGGCCCAGGAACTGCGTCGCTACGACCAGTACATGGAGCAAGTGCGAGGGCTTGCCCCGAAGACGCGCGAGGGCGCGCTGCGCTTGGTCGAAGCATTGCTGCGTAAGCACTTCGGGGACGAGGCCATCCAGTTCGAGGTCATCACGCCGGAGCGCGTGCGCCGCTTCTTCGCCGCCCAGGCCAAGAACTACAAGGCGCCGACGAGCCTGGGCGCCGTGGTCTCGGCCCTACGCAGCTACTTCCGCTGGCGCGCGACGCTGGGCGATCGCACCCATGCGCTGGTTGGTGCGCTGGCGTATCCGGCGAACTGGCAACTGGCATCGCTGCCCAAGTCGATGGAGCCGGCAGAGGTCGAGCAGCTTGAGGCTGCCCTTGGCCAGAGCGGCCCGTCGATGCTGCGCGCCGACGCCATGGTTCGCTGCATGCTCGATCTGGGTCTGCGAAGCGGCGAGGTGGCACGCCTCAGCCTGGACGACATCGACTGGGAAGTCGGCACGATCACCTTGCGCCGCACCAAGGGCCGGCGTGAAGACGTGATGCCCTTGCCGCAAGCCACCGGGCAGGCCATTGCCGCGTACCTGCGCGACGAGCGCCCGAGGACCCAGCACCGCATGGTCTTCGCCAGGCACATGACGCCCCGGGAGCAGCCGATCGGCCCAGACCTCGTGCGCAAGACCATTCGCCAGGCCTATGCGCGCGCCGGGCTGCCGCACACGCGCTCGCACCTGCTGCGGCACACGATGGCCAGCCGACTGCTGGCCGGTGGCTCCTCGCTCAAGGAGGTGGCCGACGTGCTGCGCCACCGCTCGCTGAACACGACGCTGATCTACGCCAAGCTCGACAGCGCGCGCCTGGTCGAAGTGGCCCTGCCTTGGCCCGGGATCTCCGCCGCTGCCACGACCGGGAGGGCATCATGACGATCGGCCTGACCGCGCTCGTGGAGCGCTACCTCACAGAACGCCGCACCCTTGGCTTCCAACTGCGCTCGCCCGCCTACAGTCTGCGCAGCCTGGCCGAGTACGTCCGGCGCACGCGTCACCGCGGACCCTTGACCCTGGAGGTCATGGCAGAGTGGGCGCGTCTGGACTCGCACTCCAGCGTCGATCCCCGGACCTGGGCCAGGCGGCTGAAGAAGTTGCGTTCCTTCGCACGCTGGCTGCAGCAGTTCGAGCCGGCTACCGAAGTGCCCGACGACACGATCTTCGGGCGGCTGCCCGAGCGCCAGGCACCACACATCTACAGCCCCGAGGAAGTGGGGCAGTTGCTGGCTGCCGCGCGCGACCTAGGCCCCAGCCCCGGCCTGCGCGGCCTGGTCTACGAGACACTGTTCGGCTTGATCGCCAGTTGCGGTCTGCGCTTGTCCGAGGCGCTGTCGCTGACCGTCGGCGACGTGGATTTGCGGCGTGGGCTACTGACGATCCGGCGCACGAAGTTCGCCAAGTCACGCCAGGTGCCGCTGCATCCGAGCACGGCCAAGGCATTGGGGCGCTACCGCTGGACGCGGGACGTGGCCGGCGCCTCACGCGACGACGACGCGCCATTCTTCATTGGCACGCGCGGCCGCCTGTTCGGCAAGTCGATCAGCGTCAGCCAGGTAGACAACGTCTTCGCCCAACTGCGCACTCAACTGGGCTGGATCAACCGCGGCACGCACCACGCGCCGCGCATACACGACCTCAGGCACACCTTCGTGGTCAGGCGCATCCTGCTGTGGCAGCAGCAGGGCATCGACGTGGACGAGGCGATGCTGTCGCTGTCGACTTACGTTGGGCATGCGATGGTGACCAACACCTACTGGTACCTGCAGGCGGTGCCGGAGTTGATGGCGGTGGCCGCTCAGCGCTTCGAGTCGTGCATGCCGGAGCTCAGCCATGTCTGAGGCCCGCCACCACCGGAAGGGATCCCCGCCCAGCTTCCCGGCGCTGGTGCAGCAGTTCTTCACTGAATACCTGGTGGCGCAGCGTGCGCTGAGCCCGCAAACAGTGGCGTGCTACCGCGACGCGATGACGCTGTTCCTTGGGTATGCGGCCGAGCAGTTGGGTAAGTCGCCGACGGCCGTGCAACTGATGGACATCACGCCGGAGTTGGTCCTCAAGTTCCTGGGTCACCTGGAGCGCGAGCGGCACAATTCGGTGCGCAGCCGCAACCTGCGGCTGACGGCACTGCGGTCGTTCCTGAAGTTCGCTGGCCGCCGCGACGTGACTGCACTGCACGCCGTTGAACGGGTGATGGCCGTGCCGATGAAGCGCTTCGAGCGGCCGCTGCTGGGACACCTGACGCGGCCCGAGATGATCGCCGTGCTGGGGCAGCCCGGCACCGGTTGGACTTCGCAGCGCGACCACCTGCTGCTGGGCCTGCTCTACAACACCGGCGCG is part of the Thiomonas sp. X19 genome and encodes:
- a CDS encoding twin-arginine translocation signal domain-containing protein; the encoded protein is MKTAVIPIQPDTCRGSIANIGSIQLTRRSLLKGSGVLTGTLAFSSVLSVLAPSRAWALEMSTLDAHQGAVILAFTRHVYPHPGLDDAVYALVVKALDQKAKADPGTQQTLIDGVRRLDAIAGDNWLKRSTALQGVDVESMQTEPFFGLVRSTAVVSLYSNTMAYAHFGYGGEEGDAGYLHKGFNDLAWLPNPPENASGPIPQDN
- a CDS encoding ribbon-helix-helix domain-containing protein; this encodes MCELYVKADPILYESRTRSVRIHSVITTVRLENLFWDVLHDIAERESMTTSEFVVKLHDELTTLHGGVINFASFLRVSCLRYLATCQCDASHFLAPRDHSASPLRQIKPVREPLNLSRLTG
- a CDS encoding tyrosine-type recombinase/integrase is translated as MTIGLTALVERYLTERRTLGFQLRSPAYSLRSLAEYVRRTRHRGPLTLEVMAEWARLDSHSSVDPRTWARRLKKLRSFARWLQQFEPATEVPDDTIFGRLPERQAPHIYSPEEVGQLLAAARDLGPSPGLRGLVYETLFGLIASCGLRLSEALSLTVGDVDLRRGLLTIRRTKFAKSRQVPLHPSTAKALGRYRWTRDVAGASRDDDAPFFIGTRGRLFGKSISVSQVDNVFAQLRTQLGWINRGTHHAPRIHDLRHTFVVRRILLWQQQGIDVDEAMLSLSTYVGHAMVTNTYWYLQAVPELMAVAAQRFESCMPELSHV
- a CDS encoding GMC family oxidoreductase encodes the protein MDANPNKISFSLDDDHVVVVIGSGAGGGTLANELAQKGIDVVLLEAGKLHTQAQFIADEWPSFNQLAWLDKRTTSGSWRVARDFPNLPAWICKTVGGTTVHWAGASLRIQPHEFKTRTTYGALPGANLLDWPLTREELDPYYARAENKMGVTRTNGIPGLPGNNNFKVMYAGATKLGYKECNTGHMAINSKVRDGRTHCFQRGFCFQGCRTGAKWSTLYTEIPRAQATGHLELRTQAQVVRIEHDASGKASAVLYYDAQGRLQRQKARIVSVAGNSIESPRLLLNSESALFPNGLANSSGQVGRNYMRHTTASVYGVFDNKVDMYKGTTMAGIISDESAFNPSRGFVGGYHMETISLGLSFYAAFLNPGAWGPEFTHAMDEYAHTAGMWIVGEDMPRETNRITLNPAVKDQYGVPVANVHVDDHPNDRAMREHGFRQGSAVYEAVGAKRVYRVPPYPSTHNLGTCRMSARAADGVCNRFGQTHDVKNLFISDGSQFTTGAAENPTLTIVTLAIRQADHIAEQMRKRSI
- a CDS encoding VOC family protein — encoded protein: MAKLIHTMIRVLDLDKSLRFYQRAFDLQVAHRLDFADFSLVYLRNELADNEIELTWNKSRKEPYTHGDGYGHVAFCVDHVAEAHKRLRKLELSPNDIREFRDDSGQLLARYFFIQDPDGYKLEILERHGHYQ
- a CDS encoding DJ-1/PfpI family protein, whose amino-acid sequence is MAQKKILMLVGDYAEDYEVMVPFQMLLMVGHTVHAVCPGKTTGQTIKTAIHDFEGDQTYSEKRGHNFALNADFAAVRAADYDALVIAGGRAPEYLRLNPEVIAIVKHFMSEGKPTAAVCHGAQILAAADVLAGRKCSAYPACQPEVELAGGHYQEIGLDQAAVDGNLVTAPAWPAHPQFIAKFLKVLGTQITP
- a CDS encoding site-specific integrase, with protein sequence MRIKPRSRPDPLVRSRGCAQLDRHIPGYRQYLLDRGNAAGYVRNCEAAVAHLSTWMKDGNKRLSDVDARLVAEFVEHHLPGCHCATRARHPSTVRAALGHLLVVLRAANAIAPRPLDMTEVAQELRRYDQYMEQVRGLAPKTREGALRLVEALLRKHFGDEAIQFEVITPERVRRFFAAQAKNYKAPTSLGAVVSALRSYFRWRATLGDRTHALVGALAYPANWQLASLPKSMEPAEVEQLEAALGQSGPSMLRADAMVRCMLDLGLRSGEVARLSLDDIDWEVGTITLRRTKGRREDVMPLPQATGQAIAAYLRDERPRTQHRMVFARHMTPREQPIGPDLVRKTIRQAYARAGLPHTRSHLLRHTMASRLLAGGSSLKEVADVLRHRSLNTTLIYAKLDSARLVEVALPWPGISAAATTGRAS